Proteins encoded together in one Oceanobacillus iheyensis HTE831 window:
- a CDS encoding MFS transporter: MILHKWKNPSFLLTSIGIANIGDFIYLVAINILVFQMTGSAAAVAGLWLIGPLTNIFAKFWTGSFIDYRSKRKVMMATYVIRGVFIFIIPFMDNLFLLYSVLVILSIAKAFFNPASMTFITIVVPKDMRKRFNSIRAFASSGAFIIGPSIGGALIYATSIDITLWFNAIFFVLSAVLLWPLPDEHKRADQIPKLTIKQVMKDFTVVQTFMKHNRYVTGIYLGFIIVLLCTFAMDAQEVVFTQQVVGLSEVDYTLLISITGIGSVTGAILLSIISNKLSLRMMITVGLIFVSIGYVLYAFSWSFISITVGFIILGFFLVFLNAGMMTFYQNNIPVELMGRVTSIFDLIQSILQVLIVLAIGLLADIVSLRGAIVGLSISMFMLSIMYTFLVLKPRHANLYQDVS; this comes from the coding sequence GTGATTTTACATAAATGGAAGAATCCTTCTTTCCTTCTTACTTCTATAGGCATTGCGAATATCGGTGATTTTATTTATTTAGTCGCAATTAATATTCTCGTATTTCAAATGACTGGATCTGCAGCCGCAGTGGCGGGACTGTGGTTAATTGGACCTTTGACCAATATATTTGCAAAGTTTTGGACGGGAAGTTTTATTGATTATCGAAGTAAACGAAAAGTGATGATGGCTACATATGTTATACGAGGTGTATTTATATTCATAATTCCATTTATGGATAATTTATTTTTGTTATATAGTGTTTTAGTGATATTAAGTATTGCTAAGGCATTCTTTAACCCGGCGTCGATGACATTTATTACAATAGTCGTGCCGAAAGATATGAGAAAAAGGTTTAACTCTATTCGCGCTTTTGCATCTTCTGGTGCCTTTATTATTGGTCCGTCTATCGGAGGAGCGTTAATCTATGCGACTTCTATTGATATTACATTATGGTTTAATGCGATCTTTTTTGTGCTGTCTGCTGTGCTTTTATGGCCATTGCCTGATGAGCACAAGCGTGCAGATCAAATTCCGAAATTAACAATCAAACAAGTGATGAAAGATTTTACAGTTGTCCAGACCTTTATGAAACATAACCGATATGTAACTGGTATATATCTAGGCTTCATTATTGTATTATTATGTACATTTGCGATGGATGCACAAGAAGTAGTCTTTACCCAACAAGTGGTTGGATTGTCGGAAGTGGACTATACGTTATTGATTAGTATTACAGGAATAGGGTCCGTTACCGGTGCAATTTTGCTATCAATTATTTCTAATAAGTTATCCTTACGAATGATGATCACTGTGGGGTTAATATTTGTATCAATTGGGTATGTTCTATACGCATTTTCTTGGTCTTTCATATCGATTACGGTTGGGTTTATCATTTTAGGTTTCTTTCTTGTATTCTTAAATGCTGGAATGATGACGTTTTATCAAAACAACATCCCAGTCGAATTAATGGGGAGAGTAACAAGTATCTTTGATTTAATTCAAAGCATATTGCAAGTACTCATTGTTCTAGCGATCGGGTTATTGGCAGATATTGTATCATTACGAGGTGCAATCGTTGGTTTATCTATCTCCATGTTTATGTTATCGATAATGTATACGTTTCTAGTATTAAAACCAAGGCATGCCAACCTATATCAAGACGTATCCTAG
- a CDS encoding response regulator transcription factor, with product MNILIVEDDKTIATGLEYSLKQEGYDVVVCHKVQEAQRKINNDLDDISLCLFDLSLPDGSGYELCEMVKRKADIPVIFLTVVDDEVNVVMGLDMGADDYITKPFRIRELISRIKTVLRRYEKSKPNKEQLSSVISIGSINIHTLEGKVYKETEEILLTALEYRLLMIFVNHRGQVLSRKQLLQLIWDIAGDFVNDNTLTVYIKRLRKKIEEDAQHPTVIETVRGMGYRMVDTHDKKQ from the coding sequence ATGAATATATTAATTGTGGAAGACGATAAGACGATTGCGACAGGATTAGAGTACTCGTTAAAACAAGAGGGTTATGATGTGGTAGTTTGTCATAAAGTTCAAGAAGCGCAGAGGAAGATAAATAATGATTTAGATGATATATCTCTTTGTTTGTTCGATTTGTCATTACCGGATGGCAGTGGGTATGAGCTTTGTGAAATGGTGAAGCGAAAAGCGGATATTCCGGTAATTTTTCTTACGGTCGTAGATGATGAGGTTAATGTTGTGATGGGGCTTGATATGGGTGCAGATGATTACATAACGAAGCCCTTTCGAATTCGCGAATTAATCTCTCGAATAAAAACAGTTCTCAGGCGCTATGAAAAAAGCAAACCAAATAAAGAGCAATTATCCAGCGTTATTTCTATCGGATCGATTAACATTCATACTCTCGAGGGGAAAGTTTATAAAGAGACAGAAGAAATACTATTAACAGCCTTGGAATATCGTTTATTAATGATTTTTGTGAACCATCGCGGACAAGTTTTATCTAGAAAACAATTGCTTCAGTTAATATGGGATATAGCTGGTGACTTTGTGAACGATAATACATTAACTGTATATATAAAGCGGCTAAGGAAAAAGATTGAAGAGGATGCACAACATCCAACAGTAATTGAGACTGTTCGTGGGATGGGATATAGGATGGTAGATACACATGATAAGAAACAATGA
- a CDS encoding ABC transporter ATP-binding protein, with product MEMLKIENLSKVYGKGDTAVKALDDISFSVDKGEFVAIIGPSGSGKSTLLHLLGGVDRPTEGKVFVDGTDMYELSETQLAIFRRRQIGLIYQFYNLLPILTVEENITLPLLLDSHKVDQKHFKEIVDILGLQKRIEYLPNQLSGGQQQRVSIGRAIISNPSIILADEPTGNLDSENSKEIVDLLKMFNRTYNQTLVVITHDDRIALQADRVISIEDGRIAKDEVIRP from the coding sequence ATGGAAATGTTAAAAATAGAAAACTTGTCCAAAGTGTACGGCAAAGGTGATACCGCAGTAAAAGCACTAGATGATATATCATTCTCTGTGGACAAGGGCGAATTTGTAGCGATTATTGGTCCATCCGGTTCTGGTAAATCTACGTTACTTCATTTACTGGGAGGCGTAGATCGACCTACAGAAGGTAAAGTATTCGTAGACGGAACGGACATGTATGAATTGAGTGAAACGCAATTGGCGATCTTTCGGAGAAGGCAAATTGGATTGATATACCAATTTTATAATTTACTACCGATATTAACGGTTGAAGAGAATATTACATTGCCGTTACTATTAGATTCTCACAAAGTGGATCAAAAACACTTTAAAGAGATTGTAGATATTTTAGGATTACAAAAACGTATTGAATATTTGCCTAACCAATTATCAGGAGGGCAGCAACAACGTGTCTCGATAGGAAGAGCAATAATTAGTAATCCTTCTATAATTTTAGCAGACGAACCAACAGGAAATTTAGATAGTGAAAATAGTAAGGAAATCGTGGATTTATTGAAAATGTTTAATCGGACGTATAACCAGACGCTTGTAGTTATTACACACGATGATCGAATTGCACTACAAGCAGATCGAGTTATCTCAATTGAGGATGGAAGGATTGCTAAAGATGAGGTGATCCGTCCGTGA
- a CDS encoding ABC transporter permease, with protein MNIVNKVTIRHLKENKRRTLVTILGVIISVAMITAVATLGQSFLDLNQRQTIENTGEWHYSYTNLNEQQYQAVKEHDKTESIGLMNELGYSPLDGEGSKPYVYVHQLNKAGMDQFQVKLQDGRLPENPDEVVLSETLLQSGYDKEIGDTITLEVGERYSLSDEMEGEGPLNQTVSAERTEDGLAEELRNTEEHTFTIVGTIEEPLWDYSWAPGYSMLSYIDEDILSTEENVTVYVKSNDISTSLFDDIPSFAKKQNIDQEQIEFNYNLLEAYIVSPNQGALATIFGLITIIVVIIMIGSIALIYNAFAISVSERSRYLGMLSSIGATKRQKRNSVFFEGIIIALISIPLGVGAGLLGIGITLYFVNQILSQAQFDVDLQLVASFESIGIAVVISFITIMISAYIPAVRASKVTAIDAIRQSKDIKLTKKKVKANPLVRKIFGYEAEIALKNLKRNKKRYNVTVLSLIVSIVLFLSVGYFSNTLTKSFELQSNQLNYDIAASSATGYGGVEGLKQVMDNIQGLQEVNGAIMYQTMHMSGFVEEEIAGEPIKTLENASDYISDQGVQYFIEFIGLDDKALQDYAQENEISYSDIDEGEGILINQVSYPDDNQGKYVETEILDAEVGDSAIAAQENVEDTGEVSFERVSQVDIAGLTDHFPMGNFYPSPNTLFFVVSEDTLANIDEQTEYQPNAMTLYIETEDPVSTQEHIEGLEVANELHIANQFYYEQQDRQMTLVLSIFVYGFITLITLISVANIFNTISTSVALRRREFATMKSIGMTPKAFRKMIQFESVFYGLKSLLYGLPLSIGVMYVIYNQSQNTFSYSFSLPWINISIAILAVFVIVSVAMLYSISKIKDDNIIETLRQENI; from the coding sequence GTGAATATCGTCAATAAAGTAACGATAAGGCATTTGAAAGAAAATAAACGACGAACACTTGTCACTATTTTAGGGGTAATTATCTCTGTAGCTATGATCACGGCTGTTGCAACTCTAGGTCAGTCTTTTTTAGATTTAAATCAGCGTCAAACGATTGAAAATACAGGGGAATGGCATTATAGCTATACCAATTTAAATGAACAACAATATCAAGCAGTGAAAGAGCATGATAAAACGGAGTCTATTGGTCTAATGAACGAATTAGGGTATTCACCACTAGACGGTGAGGGAAGTAAACCGTATGTGTATGTTCATCAATTAAATAAAGCAGGGATGGATCAGTTTCAAGTTAAATTGCAAGATGGGCGACTCCCTGAAAATCCAGACGAAGTGGTACTATCGGAAACATTATTACAATCAGGTTATGATAAAGAAATTGGCGATACAATAACATTAGAAGTTGGAGAACGCTATTCCTTATCAGATGAGATGGAAGGGGAAGGCCCTCTCAATCAAACCGTGTCAGCAGAAAGAACGGAAGATGGTTTAGCCGAAGAATTAAGAAATACCGAAGAACATACGTTTACGATTGTCGGTACAATAGAAGAACCTTTGTGGGATTATTCTTGGGCACCAGGTTATAGTATGCTTTCCTATATTGATGAAGACATTCTTTCTACAGAGGAAAATGTAACTGTTTATGTGAAAAGTAATGATATCTCAACTTCACTTTTTGATGATATTCCATCCTTTGCCAAGAAGCAAAACATAGACCAAGAACAAATTGAGTTTAATTATAATCTTCTCGAAGCATATATAGTATCTCCAAACCAAGGAGCATTGGCGACTATATTTGGCTTAATAACGATTATCGTTGTTATTATCATGATTGGCTCGATTGCATTGATTTATAACGCGTTTGCCATTTCTGTATCTGAGCGATCTCGTTACTTAGGAATGTTATCTAGTATTGGAGCAACAAAACGGCAAAAGCGGAATTCTGTATTTTTTGAAGGAATCATTATAGCTTTAATTAGTATTCCTTTGGGTGTAGGAGCAGGGCTTTTAGGAATTGGTATTACGCTATATTTTGTTAATCAGATTCTTTCGCAAGCGCAGTTTGATGTGGATTTACAACTCGTTGCATCGTTTGAATCGATAGGGATTGCAGTGGTGATTTCTTTTATCACAATTATGATCTCAGCTTATATTCCAGCAGTTCGTGCTTCAAAAGTAACTGCGATTGATGCTATTCGTCAATCGAAAGATATAAAACTAACGAAGAAAAAAGTAAAAGCAAACCCGCTCGTGCGAAAAATATTTGGCTACGAAGCGGAAATAGCTTTAAAAAATCTTAAACGAAATAAGAAACGGTACAACGTTACGGTTCTATCTTTAATTGTGAGTATAGTTTTATTTTTATCCGTAGGGTATTTTTCCAACACGCTGACAAAATCATTTGAGTTACAATCAAATCAATTAAATTATGATATAGCAGCCTCTTCTGCTACTGGTTATGGTGGAGTGGAAGGATTAAAGCAAGTAATGGATAATATCCAAGGACTTCAAGAAGTAAATGGTGCAATAATGTATCAAACAATGCATATGAGTGGGTTTGTAGAAGAGGAAATCGCAGGAGAGCCAATCAAGACACTGGAAAATGCTTCTGATTATATTAGTGATCAAGGAGTACAATATTTCATTGAGTTTATTGGATTGGATGATAAGGCTCTACAAGATTATGCCCAAGAAAATGAAATCTCTTACAGTGACATAGATGAAGGAGAAGGTATACTGATTAATCAAGTATCCTATCCAGATGATAATCAGGGTAAGTATGTAGAAACAGAAATACTTGATGCAGAGGTTGGAGATTCGGCGATAGCAGCTCAGGAAAATGTCGAAGATACTGGAGAAGTTTCTTTTGAAAGAGTATCGCAAGTAGACATTGCGGGCTTAACCGATCATTTTCCGATGGGGAATTTTTATCCCTCACCGAACACCTTATTCTTTGTGGTTTCTGAAGATACACTGGCTAATATTGATGAACAGACAGAATATCAGCCAAATGCAATGACTTTATATATTGAAACAGAGGATCCAGTAAGTACGCAGGAACATATAGAAGGATTAGAAGTGGCAAATGAACTTCATATTGCGAATCAATTTTATTATGAACAACAAGATAGACAAATGACACTGGTTCTTTCGATATTTGTTTATGGTTTTATTACGCTAATCACATTGATTTCTGTCGCGAATATCTTTAATACCATTTCTACTAGTGTAGCCTTACGTAGAAGAGAATTTGCAACGATGAAATCGATAGGGATGACACCTAAAGCCTTTCGTAAAATGATTCAGTTTGAAAGTGTCTTTTACGGTTTGAAGTCTCTATTATACGGGTTGCCGCTTAGTATCGGTGTGATGTATGTCATATATAATCAATCACAGAATACTTTTTCCTATTCATTCTCTTTACCTTGGATCAATATTTCAATTGCTATATTAGCTGTATTTGTCATTGTTAGTGTAGCGATGTTGTATTCGATATCGAAAATTAAAGATGATAATATTATTGAAACATTGAGACAAGAAAATATATAA
- a CDS encoding GNAT family N-acetyltransferase, which yields MSKHIGSINKDQHVYIAEKDDMKGIVRLLKGVSSWLQESRLKQWEFLNEGGEDPEIKQAIEDENTFIVKEGDELIATFTLYEIQNPWDKNIWGQSSDDAFYLHRLSVDYARLGTGLGRDVIAWMETYTKTQGMKRIRLDCVENNEKLNSIYQNLGYDYKGTNHEHCRYEKML from the coding sequence ATGTCTAAACATATAGGTTCTATCAATAAAGATCAACACGTTTACATTGCAGAAAAGGATGATATGAAAGGCATTGTTCGCTTGTTAAAGGGCGTTTCTTCTTGGTTACAGGAGAGTCGCTTAAAACAATGGGAGTTTTTAAACGAAGGCGGAGAAGATCCTGAAATTAAGCAGGCGATTGAGGATGAGAATACATTTATAGTTAAAGAAGGTGACGAGCTAATAGCAACCTTTACGCTATATGAAATTCAAAATCCTTGGGATAAAAATATTTGGGGACAATCCAGTGACGACGCCTTTTATTTACATAGGCTATCCGTTGATTACGCTCGATTAGGTACAGGACTAGGTCGTGATGTCATAGCTTGGATGGAAACGTATACGAAGACACAGGGAATGAAAAGAATTCGTCTTGATTGTGTAGAGAATAATGAAAAGCTTAATTCTATTTATCAAAACCTTGGTTATGATTATAAAGGCACTAACCACGAACACTGCCGCTACGAGAAGATGTTATAA
- a CDS encoding sensor histidine kinase encodes MIRNNEVRRYLFFAITILIISTVSIAFISSVAAGIVFVSTSLIIIVFLWMTHWRYKQMEKLSHYLRQISAGNTSLDVRDNREGELSILKNDIYKMTLMLSEQGEDLKKDKQKLTDAISDISHQLKTPLTSMTVMADLLSDETMDDEKRLEFTHNIRKQLERMDWLVSSLLKLSKMDAGTIPFAMERIFVSDLIDEVIAPLEIPMELKDIDFQKFGNREVTFLGDSNWTKEALINIMKNAIEHTPEGEHITIHFQENALYTEIIVQDTGKGIPKQDIPYIFKRFYKGGNATDGSVGIGLAMAHSIVTNQQGDIEVVSEEGKGTTFTLKFYKQVI; translated from the coding sequence ATGATAAGAAACAATGAGGTTCGGAGATATTTATTTTTTGCAATTACCATTCTCATAATTAGTACGGTTTCGATAGCATTTATTTCGTCTGTTGCTGCTGGAATTGTTTTTGTATCGACTTCTCTAATTATTATTGTTTTTCTATGGATGACACACTGGCGCTACAAACAAATGGAAAAACTCTCTCATTATTTAAGGCAAATATCAGCTGGAAATACTTCACTTGATGTACGGGATAATCGTGAAGGGGAGCTGAGCATATTAAAAAATGATATCTATAAAATGACTTTAATGCTTTCTGAGCAAGGGGAAGATCTAAAAAAAGATAAACAAAAATTAACAGATGCTATCTCTGATATCTCGCATCAGCTAAAAACTCCTCTCACATCCATGACAGTTATGGCAGATTTACTTAGTGATGAGACGATGGATGATGAAAAGCGGTTGGAGTTCACGCATAATATCCGTAAACAACTGGAACGTATGGACTGGTTGGTATCTTCTTTGTTAAAGCTATCAAAAATGGATGCAGGTACTATTCCGTTTGCCATGGAACGAATTTTTGTATCTGATTTAATTGATGAAGTCATTGCTCCTTTAGAAATACCGATGGAACTAAAAGACATCGATTTCCAAAAGTTTGGTAATAGAGAAGTGACTTTCTTAGGAGATTCCAATTGGACGAAAGAAGCGTTGATTAATATTATGAAAAATGCGATTGAGCATACGCCTGAGGGTGAACATATTACCATACACTTTCAAGAGAACGCGCTTTATACAGAAATTATCGTACAAGATACAGGGAAGGGGATCCCAAAGCAAGACATTCCTTATATCTTTAAGCGATTTTATAAAGGCGGAAATGCCACGGATGGTAGCGTAGGAATCGGATTAGCAATGGCACATAGCATTGTTACGAATCAGCAAGGCGATATTGAAGTCGTAAGTGAAGAAGGCAAGGGAACAACGTTTACACTTAAATTCTATAAACAAGTTATTTAA
- the ileS gene encoding isoleucine--tRNA ligase, whose translation MDHAQRERSMRAHWKENRTFQRSIENREGQQTYVFYEGPPTANGMPHAGHALGRTIKDFVARYKTMSGYQVLRKAGWDTHGLPVELEVEKQLNIRGKDDIEKFGVERFIEKCKESVFVYENEWKEFTDKLGYWVDMEDPYKTLNNPYIESVWNILATIHDEDLLYKGHRVVPYCPNCETSLSSHEVAQGYKDVTDLSVTAKFRIKNKENEYILGWTTTPWTLPGNVALAVNPEMTYVKAKQGEEIYVVAKSLANTVLGEAYEVVEEVSGEDLVGINYEAPFDFISLDNGHYVIGADFVTDTSGTGIVHLNPAHGEDDYNAIQAKGMDFVNVVDSKGRYEDVIAPLAGQFVKDSDVDIIKMLAKDGTLYEKQKYEHSYPHCWRCDTPLLYYAMEGWFIKTTAVKERMQENNQSVEWFPNHMRDGRFGNFLDNMVDWNIGRNRYWGTPLNVWVCDDCDKQKSPHSIQELRAFADSDVPEDIELHKPYVDKITFDCECGGKMHRTKEVIDVWFDSGSMPFAQYHHPFENDELFNKQFPADVVIEGVDQTRGWFYSLLAVSTLFTGKTPYKRVLSLGHILDEHGRKMSKSKGNALSPVELIEEFGADALRWALLADSSPWNNKRFSKKTVSQAKSKVIDTILNVYSFYSMYADIDKFNVAEHATDAKTTLDSWILSRLNSVIKEVTTSLDQYDITKGARSIALFVDELSNWYVRRSRQRFWSSGMNEDKKAAFTTLHEVLSKLTQLMAPYIPFVADDIYTNLQGDSVHVSDFPKVDEAAIDEKLEADMQGVLEVIEGARSLRNEVNIKTKQPLAELVVVPNDEQLQSGLQAYTSIIEEEINVKQVSFKKDTADFLDTEMKLNFPVAGPKLGKQVGQAKGKVENFTEQEKEAFLVNGTINVELQDGSEVTLEKEDIIVEKKGQEGYQLFEGNRFVLLLDTNLTEKLKEEGFVREFIRAVQTYRKELDLPVEQRVDIYVNSDENAERILSEFDALIHDGLIINSVQFAEKEDMKQVTVNDTEMGLSIV comes from the coding sequence ATGGATCACGCACAACGTGAACGAAGCATGAGGGCGCATTGGAAAGAAAATCGAACGTTTCAACGCTCCATTGAAAACAGAGAAGGTCAACAAACGTATGTATTTTATGAAGGGCCGCCAACGGCAAATGGAATGCCACATGCTGGTCATGCATTAGGCCGTACGATTAAAGACTTTGTTGCTCGTTATAAAACAATGTCTGGTTATCAAGTATTACGTAAAGCAGGCTGGGACACACATGGTTTACCAGTAGAATTAGAAGTGGAAAAACAGCTTAATATCCGTGGGAAAGATGATATTGAGAAGTTTGGAGTAGAGAGATTTATTGAGAAATGTAAAGAAAGCGTCTTTGTTTATGAAAATGAATGGAAGGAATTCACGGACAAGCTTGGATATTGGGTAGATATGGAAGATCCATACAAAACATTAAACAACCCATATATTGAGTCTGTTTGGAATATCCTTGCAACTATTCATGATGAAGATCTACTTTATAAAGGACATCGAGTAGTTCCATATTGCCCAAATTGCGAGACATCGTTAAGTTCCCATGAGGTGGCACAAGGCTATAAAGATGTGACAGATTTATCGGTAACTGCAAAATTCCGAATTAAAAATAAAGAAAATGAATATATTCTTGGGTGGACAACAACTCCATGGACATTACCAGGAAATGTTGCGCTAGCAGTGAATCCAGAAATGACCTATGTAAAAGCGAAGCAAGGTGAAGAAATCTATGTTGTTGCTAAATCATTAGCGAACACTGTTTTAGGTGAAGCTTACGAAGTGGTAGAAGAAGTATCGGGAGAAGATTTAGTTGGAATTAATTATGAGGCTCCATTTGACTTTATTTCTTTAGATAATGGTCATTACGTGATCGGTGCAGACTTTGTTACCGATACAAGTGGTACCGGTATTGTCCATCTAAACCCAGCACATGGGGAAGATGACTATAACGCTATCCAGGCAAAAGGGATGGACTTTGTAAATGTAGTCGATTCTAAAGGAAGATATGAGGATGTAATCGCTCCGCTTGCAGGACAATTTGTGAAGGATAGCGATGTGGATATCATCAAAATGCTAGCAAAAGACGGAACTTTATACGAAAAGCAAAAATATGAGCATAGCTACCCTCATTGCTGGAGATGTGATACACCATTGCTTTACTATGCGATGGAAGGTTGGTTTATTAAAACAACAGCTGTAAAAGAAAGAATGCAGGAAAATAATCAAAGCGTAGAATGGTTCCCGAATCATATGCGTGATGGGCGTTTCGGAAACTTCCTTGATAATATGGTCGATTGGAATATTGGACGTAATCGCTATTGGGGAACACCGTTAAACGTATGGGTATGTGATGATTGTGATAAACAAAAATCGCCTCACTCGATCCAAGAGCTACGTGCTTTTGCAGATAGTGACGTACCAGAAGATATTGAATTGCATAAACCATATGTTGATAAAATTACATTCGACTGTGAATGTGGCGGTAAAATGCATCGTACAAAAGAAGTAATTGATGTTTGGTTCGACAGTGGATCGATGCCATTCGCACAATATCATCACCCGTTTGAAAACGATGAACTATTTAATAAACAATTCCCAGCAGATGTGGTTATTGAAGGAGTCGATCAGACACGCGGCTGGTTCTACAGTCTCCTAGCGGTATCTACACTGTTTACTGGTAAAACACCATACAAACGAGTATTATCTCTTGGGCATATTCTTGATGAGCATGGGCGAAAAATGTCAAAAAGTAAAGGGAATGCTTTAAGTCCTGTGGAACTTATTGAAGAGTTTGGTGCAGATGCACTTCGTTGGGCACTTCTTGCTGATAGTTCACCATGGAATAATAAGCGTTTCTCGAAAAAGACAGTAAGTCAGGCAAAATCAAAAGTCATTGATACGATATTAAATGTCTATTCATTCTACTCTATGTATGCTGACATTGATAAATTTAATGTTGCAGAACATGCAACTGATGCTAAAACGACATTAGACAGTTGGATTCTATCCCGATTGAATTCGGTAATTAAAGAAGTAACAACAAGTCTTGATCAATATGATATTACTAAAGGTGCTCGTTCCATTGCATTGTTTGTAGATGAATTAAGTAACTGGTATGTACGTCGTTCTAGACAGCGTTTTTGGAGCAGTGGCATGAATGAAGATAAAAAAGCTGCTTTCACTACATTACACGAAGTACTATCAAAACTTACGCAGTTAATGGCGCCATATATACCATTTGTCGCAGATGATATATATACAAATCTGCAAGGGGATAGTGTTCATGTATCGGACTTCCCGAAAGTAGATGAAGCTGCAATTGATGAGAAATTAGAAGCTGATATGCAAGGAGTACTTGAAGTCATTGAAGGAGCACGTTCACTCCGTAATGAAGTAAACATTAAAACAAAGCAACCTCTTGCGGAGCTAGTGGTTGTTCCAAATGATGAACAACTTCAATCTGGGTTACAGGCATATACTTCCATTATCGAGGAAGAGATTAATGTGAAACAAGTTAGCTTTAAGAAAGACACTGCTGATTTCTTGGATACGGAGATGAAACTTAACTTCCCGGTTGCTGGACCAAAACTAGGTAAACAAGTTGGTCAGGCAAAAGGAAAAGTAGAAAACTTTACGGAACAAGAAAAAGAAGCGTTCTTAGTGAACGGTACGATTAATGTTGAACTTCAAGATGGTAGTGAGGTCACTCTTGAAAAAGAAGACATTATCGTAGAGAAAAAAGGACAAGAAGGATATCAATTATTTGAAGGCAATCGTTTTGTTCTTCTATTGGATACCAACTTGACAGAGAAGTTAAAGGAAGAAGGATTCGTAAGAGAGTTTATCCGTGCGGTACAAACATATCGTAAAGAACTTGATCTTCCAGTTGAACAGCGTGTGGATATATACGTGAATTCCGATGAAAATGCAGAGCGGATTCTATCAGAATTCGATGCTCTAATCCATGACGGATTAATCATTAACAGTGTTCAATTTGCAGAAAAAGAGGATATGAAGCAAGTAACAGTAAATGATACGGAAATGGGCTTGTCTATAGTATAA